The following DNA comes from Nocardioides panzhihuensis.
CCTGACCGGCCTGTGTTATGAGTCCGCAGACCGCCTCGCTCTTCAGTTCATTCAACGGGGGACGATCGACTCAGGAGGTGCTTCATGGCCGAGCGCACGTTGCGCGGCGCCCGACTGGGCGGACAAAGTTTTGAGGACGAACGCGGGATCGAGTTCGCGGGCCGCCAGCAGGTGGCCTACCGATGCCCGCAGGGCCACGACTTCGAGATCACGATGTCGGACGAGGCCGAGGTTCCGGCGATCTGGGAGTGCCCGCGCTGCGGCATGGAAGCTCTCAACCTCTCCGGCGCCAAGCCTGAGGAGAAGGCCGAGAAGCCTGCGCGTACGCACTGGGACATGCTCCTGGAGCGGCGCTCGGAGAAGGAGCTCGAGGACATCCTCAAGGAGCGCCTCGACCTGCTTCGCGGCGGCGAGATCGGCCCGGCTCACCTGCACCGCAAGGGACCGGGGAAGAAGAAGGCCAACGCCTGACTTCTGCTACACCTGAGATACGCCGATGGCGGCCTTCCAGCTGGAAGGCCGCCATCGGCGTATCTGGTGATCTCGCAGACGTTCCTAGGCCAGATTGTCCTTGTCGATGACCTCGCCGGTGACGATGTCGTCGTTGCGGGGCCGGGCGCCGGGTCCGAACGTGGAGGGCATAGCGGCGGTGACCAGGCGCTTCTGCACGACCGTGGCCAGGATGCGGCGGAAGAACGGCCGGGTGAACGGCAGGATCAGCACGATGCCGAAGATGTCGGTCACGAAGCCGGGGCTGAGCATCAGCGCGCCACCGAGCAGGATCAGCGCGCCGTCGGCGATCTCGTTGGACGGGAGCTTGCCCGAGGAAAGCGCCGTCGACAGCGCGGACCATGCTCGGGATCCCTCGCGGCGCATCAGCCAGGCGCCGAAGATCGAGTCGGCGATCAGCAGCAGGATCGTCCACCACACGCCGATGACCTGACCGACCTGGATGAGCACGAACAGCTCGGCCAGCGGGATCACCAGGAACAGAAGCACCAGCACCCAAGAGAACCGGCGGCGGCGCGTGG
Coding sequences within:
- a CDS encoding FxsA family protein yields the protein MTTRRRRFSWVLVLLFLVIPLAELFVLIQVGQVIGVWWTILLLIADSIFGAWLMRREGSRAWSALSTALSSGKLPSNEIADGALILLGGALMLSPGFVTDIFGIVLILPFTRPFFRRILATVVQKRLVTAAMPSTFGPGARPRNDDIVTGEVIDKDNLA
- a CDS encoding RNA polymerase-binding protein RbpA, which gives rise to MAERTLRGARLGGQSFEDERGIEFAGRQQVAYRCPQGHDFEITMSDEAEVPAIWECPRCGMEALNLSGAKPEEKAEKPARTHWDMLLERRSEKELEDILKERLDLLRGGEIGPAHLHRKGPGKKKANA